The following proteins are encoded in a genomic region of Struthio camelus isolate bStrCam1 chromosome 3, bStrCam1.hap1, whole genome shotgun sequence:
- the GREM2 gene encoding gremlin-2, whose translation MIWKFALSVFLMAALVRVTDTRKNRPAGAIPSPYKDSSSNNSERRQHLNKEVLASSQEALVVTERKYLKSDWCKTQPLRQTVSEEGCISRTIINRFCYGQCNSFYIPRHVKKEEESFQSCAFCKPHKVTSSTVQLECPELDPPFRLKKIQKVKQCRCMSVNLNNSGKL comes from the coding sequence ATGATTTGGAAATTTGCCTTGTCTGTTTTTCTGATGGCAGCGCTGGTTAGAGTAACAGATACCAGGAAAAACCGTCCAGCAGGAGCAATTCCATCCCCTTACaaagacagcagcagcaacaactcTGAGAGGAGGCAGCATCTCAACAAGGAAGTGCTGGCCTCTAGCCAGGAAGCCCTTGTGGTCACTGAAAGGAAGTACCTTAAGAGTGACTGGTGCAAAACACAGCCCCTGCGGCAAACTGTTAGTGAGGAGGGCTGCATAAGCCGCACCATCATCAACCGCTTCTGCTATGGGCAGTGCAACTCCTTCTACATACCGCGGCatgtgaaaaaggaggaggaatccTTCCAGTCCTGTGCCTTCTGCAAGCCACATAAGGTCACCTCCTCGACCGTGCAGCTGGAGTGCCCTGAGCTGGACCCCCCTTTCCGACTCAAGAAAATCCAGAAGGTGAAGCAGTGCCGCTGCATGTCTGTGAATCTCAACAACTCAGGCAAACTGTGA